The following coding sequences lie in one Gorilla gorilla gorilla isolate KB3781 chromosome 5, NHGRI_mGorGor1-v2.1_pri, whole genome shotgun sequence genomic window:
- the MRAP2 gene encoding melanocortin-2 receptor accessory protein 2 isoform X3, which yields MCPKWLEHSLVLSILGRHETSINICKMNIGSVWKGGTTRSREGTSRSNAESSEKRFRMNSFVSDFGRPLEPDKVFSRQGNEESRSLFHCYINEVERLDRAKACHQTTALDSDVQLQEAIRSSGQPEEELNRLMKFDIPNFVNTDQNSFGEDDLLISEPPIVLETKPLSQTSHKDLD from the exons atgtgcccaaagtggttagagcacagtttggttttatccattttagggagacatgagacatcgatcaacatatgtaagatgaacattggttcagtctggaaaggcgggacTACTCGAAGCAGGGAGGGGACTTCCAGGTC caatgcAGAGTCCTCAGAGAAGAGATTCAGAATGAACAGCTTTGTGTCAGACTTTGGAAGACCTCTGGAGCCAGATAAGGTATTTTCTCGCCAAGGCAACGAGGAGTCCAGGTCTCTCTTTCACTGCTACATCAATGAGGTGGAACGCTTGGACAGAGCCAAAGCTTGTCACCAGACCACAGCCCTTGACAGTGATGTCCAACTCCAGGAAGCCATCAGAAGCAGTGGGCAGCCAGAGGAGGAGCTGAACAGGCTCATGAAGTTTGACATCCCCAACTTTGTGAATACAGACCAGAACTCCTTTGGGGAGGATGATCTTCTGATTTCTGAACCACCTATTGTTCTGGAAACTAAGCCACTTTCCCAGACCTCACATAAAGACCTGGATTGA